From the Acidovorax carolinensis genome, one window contains:
- a CDS encoding RidA family protein, producing the protein MSVYDKLKELNITLPPVSVPAAAYVPYVQTGNLVFLSGHIARKDGKPWAAQFGRDITTEEGKAAARAVAIDLMGTLHAASGGDLNRVKRIVKVMSLVNSTGDFTEQHLVTNGASELLGQVFGEKGVHARSAFGVAQIPMGACVEIELIAELA; encoded by the coding sequence ATGAGCGTTTACGACAAGCTGAAAGAACTGAACATCACCCTGCCCCCCGTGTCCGTGCCGGCCGCCGCCTATGTGCCGTATGTGCAGACTGGCAACCTGGTGTTCCTGAGCGGTCACATCGCACGCAAGGACGGCAAGCCCTGGGCCGCCCAGTTTGGCCGCGACATCACCACCGAAGAAGGAAAGGCCGCCGCCCGCGCCGTGGCCATCGACCTGATGGGCACGCTGCACGCAGCCAGCGGTGGCGACCTGAACCGCGTCAAGCGCATCGTCAAGGTGATGAGTCTCGTCAATTCCACCGGCGACTTCACCGAGCAACACCTGGTGACCAATGGCGCCAGCGAGCTGCTGGGTCAGGTATTCGGTGAAAAAGGCGTGCACGCACGCAGCGCCTTCGGCGTGGCGCAGATTCCCATGGGCGCGTGCGTGGAAATCGAATTGATCGCAGAACTGGCCTGA
- a CDS encoding methyl-accepting chemotaxis protein — MLNQLRIAHKLWLAVVLIVVMLIAVVGFSGYRSAKVQAQADAVAKEMEARVSSAIRWAGLTETNAARTQALIVSSDPAVELEFKDVISATSAQISEVQKSLEAMSLAEQDRAQMAKIAAARKTMIDLRVQARQLKADGQAEQAVALVKQTYNPAVTAYLQTLRDFVQMQQQTAQTNLADMAASRMLTVQIVAVAVAALLLAIIGGAHFLIRSIQQPLAQANDLASRIAAGDLSMQATITRGDEFGDLLRSQYAMSDALGRVVHQVRQSTDSIATASAEIATGNHDLSARTEQTSSNLQETAAAMEQFTSTIQQSASSAQQASSLAVGATGVARRGGEVVTQVVATMDEINHSSKKIADIIGVIDGIAFQTNILALNAAVEAARAGEQGRGFAVVASEVRSLAQRSAEAAKEIKQLINASVEKVDTGSRLVADAGGTMADIVQSVQRVTDMIGEITAASTEQSVGVAQVNQAVGNLDQMTQQNAALVEESAAAAQSLREQAEQLAQMVSVFTVNAAAYGAQAPVARAVAAPVASVAATTARVQRPVAVSPPAAQRLAGAGTKPGSAAPSAPQQPPRKSSAPAPAPAPASRAAAVAQGGDDDWETF; from the coding sequence ATGCTGAACCAACTTCGCATTGCCCACAAGCTGTGGCTAGCGGTCGTCCTTATCGTGGTCATGCTGATCGCGGTGGTGGGTTTTTCGGGGTATCGGTCCGCCAAGGTGCAGGCGCAGGCCGACGCGGTGGCGAAGGAGATGGAAGCCAGGGTTTCTTCGGCGATACGCTGGGCGGGCCTCACCGAGACCAATGCCGCACGCACGCAGGCGCTGATCGTCAGCAGCGATCCGGCCGTGGAATTGGAGTTCAAGGACGTCATCTCTGCCACGTCGGCGCAGATCAGCGAAGTGCAGAAATCTTTGGAAGCCATGTCCTTGGCCGAGCAGGACAGGGCGCAAATGGCCAAGATTGCGGCGGCGCGAAAAACCATGATCGACCTGCGGGTGCAGGCCCGGCAACTCAAGGCCGACGGGCAGGCTGAGCAGGCGGTGGCGTTGGTCAAGCAAACCTACAACCCTGCTGTCACCGCCTATCTGCAGACCTTGCGCGACTTTGTGCAGATGCAGCAGCAGACAGCGCAGACGAACCTGGCTGATATGGCGGCCTCTCGCATGTTGACCGTGCAGATCGTCGCCGTGGCGGTGGCCGCCTTGTTGCTGGCCATCATCGGCGGGGCCCATTTTCTGATCCGCAGCATTCAGCAGCCCCTGGCCCAGGCCAACGACCTGGCCTCGCGCATTGCCGCGGGCGACCTGAGCATGCAGGCCACCATCACGCGCGGCGATGAATTCGGCGACCTGCTGCGGTCGCAATACGCCATGAGCGACGCCCTGGGCCGTGTAGTGCACCAAGTGCGCCAGAGCACCGACAGCATTGCCACGGCCAGCGCCGAAATCGCCACCGGCAACCACGACCTTTCTGCCCGGACCGAACAGACGTCGAGCAACCTGCAGGAAACCGCAGCCGCCATGGAGCAGTTCACCAGCACCATCCAGCAAAGTGCCAGCAGCGCCCAGCAGGCCAGCAGTCTGGCAGTGGGCGCCACCGGCGTGGCGCGCCGAGGCGGTGAGGTGGTGACGCAAGTAGTTGCCACCATGGACGAGATCAACCACAGCAGCAAGAAAATTGCCGACATCATCGGTGTGATCGATGGCATTGCCTTTCAGACCAACATCCTTGCACTCAATGCTGCCGTCGAAGCGGCGCGGGCCGGTGAGCAGGGGCGCGGCTTTGCCGTGGTGGCCAGCGAAGTGCGCAGCCTGGCGCAGCGCAGCGCCGAGGCCGCCAAGGAGATCAAGCAACTGATCAACGCGTCGGTGGAAAAGGTCGACACCGGCTCCCGGCTCGTGGCCGATGCCGGCGGCACCATGGCCGACATCGTGCAATCGGTGCAGCGCGTGACCGACATGATTGGTGAGATCACGGCCGCATCCACCGAGCAAAGTGTGGGCGTGGCCCAGGTCAACCAGGCGGTGGGCAACCTGGATCAGATGACGCAGCAAAACGCCGCGCTGGTCGAAGAAAGCGCCGCTGCCGCGCAAAGCCTGCGCGAGCAGGCCGAGCAGCTGGCGCAGATGGTGTCGGTGTTCACGGTCAACGCGGCCGCTTATGGCGCACAGGCGCCCGTGGCGCGCGCGGTGGCGGCTCCGGTTGCCAGCGTTGCGGCAACCACAGCCCGGGTGCAGCGCCCTGTGGCGGTCAGCCCACCTGCGGCCCAGCGGCTGGCGGGGGCGGGAACCAAGCCCGGTTCCGCAGCGCCGTCTGCCCCACAGCAGCCGCCGCGCAAGTCATCCGCACCTGCGCCAGCGCCAGCGCCGGCGAGCCGTGCGGCGGCCGTGGCGCAGGGCGGGGATGACGACTGGGAAACTTTTTAA
- the parC gene encoding DNA topoisomerase IV subunit A: protein MSDQPTLDFTTAGDGGDSLDLAGYAQRAYLEYALSVVKGRALPDVCDGLKPVQRRILYSMDRMGLGYSGPTRSTAAKPVKSARVVGDVLGRFHPHGDQSAYDALVRMAQDFAQRYPLIDGQGNFGSRDGDGAAAMRYTEARLSRITSLLLDEIDEGTVDFMPNYDGSTEEPRQLPARLPFALLNGASGIAVGLATEIPSHNLREIADACIALIKTPSLSQEELLALVPGPDYPGGGQIISGAGDIADAYRTGRGSLKVRARWKIEELARGQWQLVVNELPPGVSTQRVLEEIEEITNPKVKAGKKALSQDQTQLKASVLAVLDVVRDESSKDAPVRLVFEPKTGKTPQQELITALLAHTSLETSAPINLTMVGLDGKPVQKSMRLMLEEWIAFRQGTITRRTQHRLAKVLDRVHILEGRQIVLLNIDEVIAIIRQADEPKAALIARFALSDRQAEDILEIRLRQLARLEAIKIEQELKELRESQGKLEDILNNPGSLRRTMVKEIEADAKTFADARRTLIQAEKKAVAEVKVVDEPVTVVVSQKGWVRARNGHGHEAASFAFKAGDGLYATFECRTVDQLIAFGSNGRVYSVPVALLPGGRGDGQPVTTLIELESGTQLLHYFAGPASATLLLSNSGGYGFLASVDNLVSRQKGGKSFLSLGDGETVCPPSHAAGSTGGQPLPAATHVACASTGGRILTFEISELKTMANGGRGLVLIDLEPKDQLAGAAAYTRSIRIEGVGRGGKLREETLEIRSLNNARAARGRKGKLADLGFKPASVTRVE from the coding sequence ATGAGCGATCAACCCACTCTCGATTTCACCACTGCTGGCGACGGGGGCGACTCCCTGGATCTGGCCGGTTATGCCCAACGCGCCTACCTCGAATACGCGCTGTCGGTCGTCAAGGGCCGTGCGCTGCCCGATGTGTGCGATGGCCTCAAGCCCGTGCAGCGGCGCATTTTGTATTCGATGGACCGCATGGGCCTGGGTTACAGCGGCCCCACGCGCAGCACGGCGGCCAAGCCCGTCAAGAGCGCCCGCGTGGTGGGCGATGTGCTGGGCCGGTTTCACCCGCACGGCGACCAGTCGGCCTACGACGCGCTGGTGCGCATGGCGCAGGATTTTGCCCAGCGCTACCCGCTGATTGACGGCCAGGGCAACTTCGGCAGCCGCGACGGTGACGGTGCCGCCGCCATGCGCTACACCGAGGCGCGCCTGTCGCGCATCACCAGCCTGCTGCTCGACGAAATTGACGAAGGCACGGTCGATTTCATGCCCAACTACGACGGCAGCACGGAGGAGCCGCGCCAGCTGCCCGCGCGCCTGCCGTTTGCACTGCTCAACGGCGCCAGTGGCATTGCAGTGGGCCTGGCCACTGAAATCCCCAGCCACAACCTGCGCGAGATTGCCGATGCCTGCATCGCGCTGATCAAAACGCCTTCGCTGAGCCAGGAGGAGTTGCTCGCGCTGGTGCCAGGGCCTGACTACCCCGGTGGCGGCCAGATCATCAGCGGCGCGGGCGACATTGCCGATGCCTACCGCACGGGCCGGGGCAGCCTCAAGGTGCGCGCGCGCTGGAAGATCGAGGAACTGGCGCGTGGCCAGTGGCAACTGGTGGTCAACGAGCTGCCGCCCGGCGTGAGCACGCAGCGCGTGCTTGAAGAAATCGAGGAAATCACCAACCCCAAGGTCAAGGCCGGCAAGAAGGCGCTGAGCCAGGACCAGACCCAACTGAAGGCCAGCGTGCTGGCCGTGCTCGATGTGGTGCGCGACGAGTCGAGCAAGGATGCCCCCGTGCGCCTGGTGTTCGAGCCCAAGACGGGCAAGACGCCTCAGCAGGAGCTGATCACCGCGCTGCTGGCGCATACCAGCCTCGAAACCTCGGCGCCGATCAACCTCACCATGGTGGGGCTCGATGGCAAGCCGGTGCAGAAATCCATGCGGCTGATGCTGGAAGAGTGGATCGCCTTCCGCCAGGGCACCATCACCCGCCGCACGCAGCACCGGCTGGCCAAGGTGCTCGATCGCGTGCACATCCTCGAAGGGCGGCAGATCGTGCTGCTCAACATCGACGAGGTGATCGCCATCATCCGCCAGGCCGACGAGCCCAAGGCCGCGCTGATCGCCCGCTTTGCCTTGAGTGACCGCCAGGCCGAAGACATCCTGGAAATCCGCCTGCGTCAATTGGCGCGGCTTGAAGCCATCAAGATCGAGCAGGAGCTGAAAGAGCTGCGCGAAAGCCAGGGTAAGCTCGAAGACATCCTGAACAACCCCGGTTCGCTGCGCCGCACCATGGTCAAGGAGATCGAGGCAGATGCCAAGACCTTTGCCGACGCACGCCGCACGCTCATCCAGGCCGAGAAAAAAGCCGTGGCCGAGGTCAAGGTGGTGGACGAGCCCGTCACGGTGGTGGTCTCGCAAAAAGGCTGGGTGCGTGCCCGCAATGGCCATGGCCACGAGGCGGCCAGCTTTGCCTTCAAGGCCGGCGACGGGCTGTATGCCACGTTTGAATGCCGCACCGTGGACCAGCTCATCGCCTTTGGCAGCAACGGGCGTGTCTATTCGGTGCCGGTCGCGCTGCTACCCGGCGGGCGCGGTGACGGCCAGCCGGTGACCACGTTGATCGAGCTGGAATCGGGCACGCAGCTGCTGCACTACTTCGCCGGCCCGGCCAGCGCCACCTTGCTGCTGTCGAATTCGGGGGGCTATGGCTTTTTGGCCAGCGTGGACAACCTGGTGTCGCGCCAGAAGGGCGGCAAGTCCTTCCTGTCCCTGGGCGATGGCGAGACGGTGTGCCCGCCCTCCCATGCGGCGGGCAGTACCGGCGGGCAGCCACTGCCTGCCGCCACGCATGTGGCCTGTGCCTCCACGGGCGGTCGCATCCTGACGTTCGAGATCAGTGAACTCAAGACCATGGCCAACGGTGGCCGCGGCCTCGTGCTGATCGACCTGGAGCCCAAGGACCAGCTCGCTGGTGCCGCCGCTTACACGCGCAGCATCCGCATCGAGGGCGTGGGTCGGGGCGGCAAGCTGCGCGAAGAGACGCTGGAAATCCGCTCGCTCAACAATGCCCGCGCAGCCCGAGGCCGCAAGGGCAAGCTTGCAGACCTGGGGTTTAAACCGGCATCCGTGACGCGCGTTGAATAG
- a CDS encoding lytic transglycosylase domain-containing protein, producing the protein MPSIYRFLGRLRLLAMPLLLLIAQQSAHADLWAFVDERGVTHFAAEQTDARYQLFFRGTQFDSSRDGSQGVSRSPGALPAAGPRLLAFFDISPDYKRVKHHLRASASHQGVDYELLQALIATESGFDAGAVSPKGAIGLMQVMPATAGRFGVAADARRTVAQKLVDPAVNVSAGTRYLRYLLDLFPGRLDLALAAYNAGEGAVQRAGNRIPAYKETQNYVRTVLGLYAQLKPPAPALAQRAAPGRVRMELSGSALNRGNLPAARVAPPQNVTEPNPNE; encoded by the coding sequence ATGCCCTCCATTTATCGCTTTTTAGGCCGTTTGCGCTTACTGGCTATGCCTCTGCTGCTATTGATAGCGCAGCAGTCAGCGCATGCCGACCTGTGGGCCTTTGTGGACGAGCGCGGCGTGACCCACTTCGCTGCAGAGCAGACGGATGCGCGCTACCAGCTGTTCTTTCGCGGCACGCAGTTTGATTCGTCGCGCGATGGGTCGCAGGGCGTATCGCGCTCGCCGGGGGCGCTGCCGGCGGCCGGCCCGCGCTTGCTGGCTTTTTTCGACATTTCGCCCGACTACAAGCGCGTCAAGCACCACCTGCGCGCATCGGCCAGTCACCAGGGCGTGGACTATGAATTGCTGCAGGCCCTGATTGCGACCGAGTCAGGGTTTGATGCCGGTGCCGTGTCACCCAAAGGGGCCATCGGGCTGATGCAGGTGATGCCGGCCACGGCGGGACGCTTTGGCGTGGCGGCAGATGCCCGCCGCACGGTGGCGCAGAAGCTGGTGGACCCGGCCGTGAATGTGTCTGCCGGCACCCGTTACCTGCGCTATCTGCTGGATTTGTTTCCGGGCCGCCTGGACCTGGCCCTGGCTGCCTACAACGCGGGCGAGGGCGCAGTGCAACGGGCGGGCAACCGGATTCCGGCCTACAAGGAAACCCAGAACTACGTGCGAACCGTGCTCGGCCTGTACGCCCAGCTCAAGCCGCCAGCGCCTGCGTTGGCCCAGCGTGCCGCCCCCGGCCGCGTGCGCATGGAGCTCTCGGGCAGCGCCCTGAACAGGGGCAATCTGCCCGCAGCGCGCGTCGCACCGCCCCAGAACGTGACTGAACCGAACCCCAACGAATGA
- a CDS encoding DNA topoisomerase IV subunit B has protein sequence MSAKPSSVSASDYSEGSIRVLKGLEPVKQRPGMYTRTDNPLHIIQEVLDNAADEALAGYGKKIKVTLHADGSVGIEDDGRGIPFGMHPEEQAPVIELVFTRLHAGGKFDKGKGGAYSFSGGLHGVGVSVTNALATRLEASSHREGQVARLVFSGGDVVEPLVTRALEAGERKQGTTVRVWPDAKYFESSTLPLGELTHLLRSKAVLMPGVQVSLVNEKTRDTQTWQYKGGLRDYLQQTLNGDPVIPLFEGEGFADSGNDNFAEGEGASWCVAFTEDGQPVRESYVNLIPTSAGGTHESGLRDGLFNAVKSFIELHSLLPKGVKLMPEDVFARASYVLSAKVLDPQFQGQIKERLNSRDAVRLVSGFVRPALELWLNQHVDYGKKLAELAIKAAQTRQKAGQKVEKRKGSGVAVLPGKLTDCESRDIAYNEVFLVEGDSAGGSAKMGRDKENQAVLPLRGKVLNTWEVDRDRLFANNEIHDISVAMGVDPHGPNDSPDLSGLRYGKVCILSDADVDGSHIQVLLLTLFFRHFPKLIETGHIYVARPPLFRVDVPARGKKPAAKMYALDEGELTAILDKCAKDGVAREKCQISRFKGLGEMNAEQLWETTLNPDTRRLLPVQLGDTDFAATEGLITKLMGKGEAASRRELMELHGDAVEVDI, from the coding sequence ATGTCTGCCAAACCGTCTTCTGTGTCCGCCAGCGATTATTCCGAGGGTTCGATCCGTGTGCTCAAGGGGCTGGAGCCCGTCAAGCAACGCCCGGGCATGTACACCCGCACCGACAACCCGCTGCACATCATCCAGGAAGTGCTCGACAACGCCGCCGACGAGGCGCTGGCCGGCTACGGCAAAAAGATCAAGGTCACGCTGCACGCCGACGGCTCGGTGGGTATCGAAGACGACGGACGCGGCATTCCGTTCGGCATGCACCCCGAAGAACAGGCCCCGGTGATCGAGCTGGTCTTCACCCGCCTGCACGCGGGCGGCAAGTTTGACAAGGGCAAAGGTGGCGCCTACAGCTTCTCGGGCGGCCTGCACGGCGTGGGCGTGAGCGTGACCAATGCCCTGGCCACGCGGCTGGAGGCCAGCAGCCACCGCGAAGGCCAGGTGGCGCGCCTGGTGTTCTCTGGCGGCGACGTGGTCGAGCCCCTGGTGACCCGCGCCCTGGAGGCTGGCGAGCGCAAGCAGGGCACCACGGTGCGCGTGTGGCCCGACGCCAAATACTTTGAATCGAGCACCTTGCCGCTGGGCGAGCTCACCCACCTGCTGCGCAGCAAGGCGGTGCTGATGCCCGGTGTGCAGGTCTCGCTGGTCAACGAAAAGACGCGCGACACGCAAACCTGGCAATACAAGGGCGGCCTGCGCGACTACCTGCAGCAGACTCTCAATGGCGACCCGGTGATTCCGCTGTTCGAGGGCGAGGGCTTTGCCGACAGTGGCAACGACAACTTTGCCGAGGGCGAGGGCGCCTCGTGGTGTGTGGCCTTCACCGAAGACGGCCAGCCCGTGCGCGAAAGCTATGTCAACCTGATTCCCACCAGCGCCGGGGGCACGCACGAGAGCGGCCTGCGCGATGGATTGTTCAACGCCGTCAAGAGCTTCATCGAGCTGCACAGCCTGTTGCCCAAGGGCGTGAAGCTGATGCCCGAAGACGTCTTTGCGCGCGCCAGCTATGTGCTCAGTGCCAAGGTGCTCGACCCGCAATTCCAGGGCCAGATCAAGGAGCGTCTGAACTCGCGCGACGCGGTGCGGCTGGTAAGCGGCTTTGTGCGCCCGGCGCTCGAGCTCTGGCTCAACCAGCATGTGGACTACGGCAAGAAGCTGGCCGAACTGGCCATCAAGGCCGCCCAGACGCGCCAGAAGGCCGGGCAGAAGGTGGAAAAGCGCAAGGGCTCGGGCGTGGCCGTGTTGCCTGGCAAGCTCACCGATTGCGAAAGCCGCGACATCGCCTACAACGAAGTGTTCCTCGTCGAGGGCGATTCGGCCGGCGGCAGCGCCAAGATGGGCCGCGACAAGGAAAACCAGGCCGTGCTGCCGCTGCGCGGCAAGGTGCTCAACACCTGGGAGGTGGACCGCGACCGGCTGTTTGCCAACAACGAAATCCACGACATCTCGGTGGCCATGGGGGTGGACCCGCACGGCCCCAACGACTCGCCCGACCTGTCGGGCCTGCGCTACGGCAAGGTTTGCATCTTGAGTGATGCGGACGTGGACGGCTCCCACATCCAGGTGCTGCTGCTCACGCTGTTCTTCCGGCATTTCCCCAAGCTCATCGAGACGGGGCACATCTATGTGGCGCGCCCGCCGTTGTTCCGGGTGGACGTGCCCGCGCGCGGCAAGAAGCCCGCGGCCAAAATGTATGCGCTGGACGAAGGCGAGCTCACCGCCATCCTCGACAAATGCGCCAAAGACGGCGTGGCCCGCGAGAAGTGCCAGATCAGCCGCTTCAAGGGCCTGGGCGAAATGAACGCCGAGCAGCTGTGGGAGACCACGCTCAACCCCGACACGCGCCGCCTGCTGCCCGTGCAACTGGGTGACACCGACTTTGCCGCCACCGAGGGTCTCATCACCAAGCTCATGGGCAAGGGCGAGGCCGCTTCGCGGCGCGAGCTGATGGAGCTGCATGGTGACGCGGTGGAAGTGGACATCTGA
- a CDS encoding MFS transporter: protein MPTNPPKLSMFQVLACGAAIVTLSMGIRHGFGLWLQPITQEMGWTRQSFALAIAIQNLSWGIIGIFAGMAADRFGAFRVLMGGAVLYGLGLAGMALSPTPTVFALTAGVLIGAAQAGTTYAVIYGVLGRQIAPERRSWAMGVAAAAGSFGQFLMVPVEGWLIAGLGWQQALLALALMVLLIIPLAFGLREPGFHGSAPMKRDQSIAQALGEAFRYPSFLLLTAGYFVCGFQVVFIGVHLPSYLRDHGLSPQVASYALALIGLFNVFGTYIAGTLGQRIPKRNILAFIYFARAVVIAVFLLVPLSPLSVYVFSAVMGALWLSTVPPTNATIAQIFGVQHLSMLGGFVFFSHQVGSFMGVWLGGYLYDRTGSYDVVWYIAIGLGIFAGLVNLPIKEAPIQRAAPQPA from the coding sequence ATGCCTACGAATCCTCCCAAACTGTCGATGTTCCAGGTGCTGGCGTGCGGTGCCGCCATCGTCACGCTGTCCATGGGCATTCGCCATGGCTTCGGCCTGTGGCTGCAACCCATCACCCAGGAAATGGGCTGGACGCGGCAGTCGTTTGCGCTGGCGATTGCGATCCAGAACCTCTCGTGGGGAATCATCGGCATCTTTGCGGGCATGGCCGCAGACCGGTTTGGCGCCTTTCGCGTGCTGATGGGCGGTGCGGTGCTGTATGGACTGGGCCTGGCCGGCATGGCACTGTCGCCGACGCCCACCGTATTTGCCCTCACCGCAGGCGTGCTGATTGGCGCGGCCCAGGCCGGCACCACCTATGCCGTGATTTACGGGGTGCTGGGCCGCCAGATTGCACCCGAAAGGCGCTCGTGGGCCATGGGCGTGGCAGCGGCGGCCGGCTCGTTTGGCCAGTTTCTGATGGTGCCGGTGGAGGGCTGGCTGATTGCCGGGCTGGGCTGGCAGCAGGCGCTGCTGGCGCTGGCGCTGATGGTGCTGCTCATCATTCCCCTGGCTTTTGGCCTGCGCGAGCCCGGTTTTCACGGATCGGCTCCCATGAAACGCGACCAGTCGATTGCGCAGGCGCTGGGTGAAGCGTTTCGCTACCCCAGTTTCCTGCTGCTGACGGCGGGGTATTTTGTCTGCGGCTTTCAGGTGGTGTTCATTGGCGTGCACTTGCCCAGCTACCTGCGCGACCATGGGCTCTCGCCCCAGGTGGCCAGTTATGCGCTGGCGCTGATCGGGCTGTTCAACGTGTTTGGCACCTACATTGCGGGCACGCTGGGCCAGCGTATCCCCAAGCGCAACATATTGGCTTTTATCTACTTTGCACGGGCCGTTGTCATTGCCGTTTTTCTGCTGGTGCCGCTGTCGCCGCTGTCGGTGTATGTGTTTTCCGCCGTGATGGGCGCGCTGTGGCTGTCCACGGTGCCGCCCACCAATGCCACGATTGCGCAGATCTTTGGCGTGCAGCATCTGTCGATGCTGGGCGGCTTTGTCTTCTTCAGCCACCAGGTTGGCAGCTTCATGGGGGTGTGGCTGGGTGGCTATCTGTATGACCGCACAGGCAGCTACGATGTGGTGTGGTACATCGCGATCGGGCTGGGAATTTTCGCCGGGCTGGTGAATCTGCCCATCAAGGAAGCGCCTATCCAGCGCGCCGCGCCGCAGCCCGCCTGA
- a CDS encoding IS30 family transposase: MTKKNYQQLSESERHAIALGLQQKQSLSAIARALGRCKSTISRECQRNAGAKAYTSKFAQQRSDRRRCFARPQPKLHRDGPLFKIVRDYLLRHWSPQQIAGQLKKLHPDNKRKQVSHESIYTCIYAQPRGELKKELVACLRMARAKRWPRSKGEDRRGQITDLLSIHVRPPEIEDRQLPGHWEGDLIKGKGNASAIGTLLERTTRLVVLVKLPHPNPATAAHVLQAFSDKLNGIASPMRQSLTYDRGSEMAEHAKLTENTGMKVYFCDPYSPWQRGSNENTNGLLRQYFPKGTDLSGYSQEYLDAVADELNGRPRMTLGWSKPIEVYAEHLARLTQQPDSVH; this comes from the coding sequence ATGACAAAGAAGAATTACCAGCAGTTGAGCGAGAGCGAACGCCATGCGATCGCCTTGGGGCTTCAGCAAAAGCAAAGCCTCAGCGCCATAGCGCGGGCCTTGGGGCGCTGCAAGAGCACCATCAGCCGGGAATGCCAACGCAATGCGGGCGCCAAGGCCTACACCTCCAAGTTCGCCCAGCAACGCAGCGACAGGCGCAGATGCTTTGCCCGTCCCCAGCCCAAACTGCACCGCGATGGACCTTTGTTCAAGATCGTTCGCGACTATCTGCTCCGGCACTGGTCTCCCCAGCAAATCGCTGGGCAGTTGAAGAAACTGCACCCTGACAACAAGCGCAAACAAGTGTCCCACGAGAGCATCTACACCTGCATCTACGCCCAGCCCCGCGGAGAGCTCAAGAAGGAGCTGGTGGCCTGCTTGCGCATGGCCCGCGCCAAGCGCTGGCCGCGCTCCAAAGGCGAGGATCGGCGTGGGCAAATCACCGACCTGCTGAGCATCCATGTGCGCCCACCCGAGATTGAGGATCGTCAGTTGCCCGGGCACTGGGAGGGCGACCTCATCAAAGGCAAAGGCAATGCCAGTGCCATTGGCACGCTGCTCGAGCGCACGACCCGCCTGGTGGTGCTGGTCAAGCTGCCGCACCCCAACCCGGCGACAGCGGCACATGTACTGCAGGCCTTCAGCGACAAGCTCAATGGCATTGCCAGCCCGATGCGCCAGAGCCTGACCTATGACCGTGGCAGTGAGATGGCAGAGCATGCCAAGCTCACCGAGAACACGGGCATGAAGGTGTACTTCTGTGACCCCTACAGCCCCTGGCAGCGGGGCTCCAACGAAAACACCAATGGATTGCTGCGGCAGTACTTCCCCAAGGGGACTGATCTGAGCGGCTATAGCCAGGAGTATCTGGATGCCGTAGCCGATGAGCTCAATGGGCGCCCCAGGATGACTCTGGGGTGGAGCAAGCCCATTGAGGTTTATGCCGAACATTTGGCCCGGCTGACACAACAGCCTGATTCAGTGCATTAA
- a CDS encoding class I SAM-dependent methyltransferase, protein MHGTEAPSDWVRRWSVLAPPGSTVLDVACGAGRHLRWMHAHGHPTVGVDRSADAVAACAAWGDIHCADIEEGSWPFAGRQFGAVIVTNYLWRPLLPTLVNSVAPGGVLIYETFARGNETVGRPARADFLLEPGELLTACAALRTVAYEDGFLDSPARFVQRIAAVRETTEPSQPARYRLDLAV, encoded by the coding sequence ATGCACGGCACTGAAGCACCTTCAGACTGGGTTCGCCGCTGGTCTGTCCTGGCACCTCCGGGCAGCACGGTGCTGGATGTGGCCTGTGGCGCGGGCCGCCACCTGCGCTGGATGCACGCGCACGGCCACCCCACCGTGGGCGTGGACCGCTCCGCCGACGCCGTGGCGGCCTGCGCCGCCTGGGGCGACATCCACTGCGCCGACATCGAAGAGGGTTCCTGGCCCTTTGCCGGCCGCCAGTTTGGCGCAGTGATCGTCACCAACTACCTCTGGCGCCCGCTGCTTCCCACCTTGGTCAACAGTGTGGCACCCGGCGGCGTGCTGATCTACGAAACCTTCGCCCGTGGCAACGAAACCGTCGGACGCCCCGCGCGAGCCGACTTTCTGCTTGAACCGGGTGAACTGCTCACCGCCTGCGCTGCATTGCGCACTGTTGCCTATGAAGACGGGTTTCTGGACTCGCCCGCACGGTTTGTGCAGCGTATTGCCGCCGTGCGCGAAACCACCGAACCAAGCCAGCCCGCTCGATACCGTCTGGACCTTGCGGTCTAG